Proteins from one Nicotiana tabacum cultivar K326 chromosome 23, ASM71507v2, whole genome shotgun sequence genomic window:
- the LOC107811319 gene encoding sugar carrier protein C-like, protein MAGGGIGPSNGKEYPGKLTTKVLITCIVAACGGLIFGYDIGISGGVTSMPKFLEKFFPDVYAKEVLHTVSTNQYCKFNSSKLTLFTSSLYLAALVASWFASAVTRHMGRRLSMLFGGLLFCGGACINGFAQNVTMLIIGRVLLGCGIGFANQSVPVYLSEMAPFKSRGALNIMFQMSITIGILAANLINYFTAKIKDGWRYSLGGAVVPAIIFIVGSLCLPDTPNSLIERGNKEEAKRRLQIIRGIENVDEEFYDLVEASERSKEVKHPWSNILEPKHRPQLTFAMLIPAFQQLTGMNVIMFYAPVLFKTIGFGDTASLMSAVITGGVNFMATFVSILAVDRVGRRFLFIEGGLQMLICQIVIAVSIALKFGTSGNPGELPIWYASFVVLFICIYVAGFAWSWGPLGWLVPSEIFPLEVRSAGQAVNVSVNMIFTFFIAEIFTEMLCVFKFGLFIFFAVFVFIMTLFIYNFLPETKGIPIDEMSKIWSKHWYWQKYVPNDDPLPPQSPPRKLHSPVKEHNIQMVVDEKEA, encoded by the exons atggcAGGGGGTGGAATTGGACCATCAAATGGCAAAGAATACCCTGGAAAACTCACAACTAAAGTTCTCATTACTTGTATTGTTGCTGCATGTGGTGGTTTAATCTTTGGTTATGACATTGGAATTTCAG GGGGAGTGACATCGATGCCtaaatttttggagaagtttttCCCAGATGTATATGCAAAGGAAGTATTGCATACAGTGTCAACTAACCAGTACTGCAAATTTAACAGCTCGAAATTGACACTGTTTACTTCTTCTTTATATTTGGCTGCGCTTGTTGCATCTTGGTTTGCTTCAGCTGTAACTAGACATATGGGTCGAAGATTGTCTATGCTTTTTGGAGGACTTCTTTTTTGCGGTGGTGCTTGTATTAATGGATTTGCCCAAAATGTGACTATGCTCATTATTGGTAGAGTTCTTCTTGGTTGTGGTATTGGTTTCGCCAATCAG TCTGTGCCAGTGTACCTTTCAGAGATGGCACCATTTAAAAGCCGTGGTGCATTAAACATTATGTTTCAAATGTCCATCACAATTGGAATTCTTGCAGCAAATTTGATCAATTATTTCACCGCGAAGATAAAAGATGGATGGCGTTACAGTTTAGGAGGAGCAGTGGTACCAGCCATTATATTCATCGTTGGTTCACTTTGTTTACCTGATACTCCAAATTCTCTAATTGAACGTGGCAATAAGGAAGAAGCGAAAAGGAGGCTTCAGATAATAAGAGGAATTGAAAATGTGGACGAAGAGTTTTATGATTTGGTTGAAGCAAGTGAAAGATCAAAGGAAGTTAAGCATCCTTGGAGTAATATTCTTGAACCAAAGCATAGGCCACAACTGACATTTGCTATGCTTATTCCCGCATTTCAGCAGTTAACTGGGATGAATGTTATCATGTTTTATGCACCTGTTCTTTTTAAGACAATTGGTTTTGGCGATACTGCTTCACTTATGTCTGCTGTGATAACTGGTGGTGTCAACTTTATGGCCACATTTGTTTCTATTCTTGCTGTTGATAGGGTTGGTAGGAGATTTCTCTTTATTGAAGGTGGTTTACAAATGTTGATTTGTCAG ATTGTTATAGCAGTTTCTATTGCACTCAAATTTGGGACAAGTGGTAATCCAGGGGAATTGCCAATATGGTATGCATCTTTTGTAGTGCTGTTCATCTGCATATACGTTGCTGGTTTTGCATGGTCGTGGGGACCTCTAGGATGGTTGGTTCCAAGTGAAATTTTCCCTCTAGAAGTTCGATCAGCCGGCCAGGCAGTCAATGTGTCAGTCAACATGATTTTCACTTTCTTCATTGCCGAAATTTTCACAGAAATGTTATGTGTCTTCAAGTTTGGTCTCTTCATATTCTTtgctgtttttgtttttattatgacCTTATTCATCTACAACTTCCTTCCCGAGACTAAGGGGATTCCTATTGATGAGATGAGTAAGATTTGGAGTAAGCATTGGTATTGGCAAAAATATGTTCCAAATGATGATCCTCTTCCTCCTCAATCACCACCAAGAAAGTTACATTCACCTGTTAAAGAACACAATATTCAGATGGTCGTGGATGAGAAAGAAGCTTAG